The Streptomyces sp. NBC_00569 genomic sequence CCGCCGAGACGGAAGGTGGTCAGGGGGGCGAGGGGGGCGTCGTGGAGTTCCTGCACGCGCTCAAGAGTACGAGAACGGCCCCACCGGTCGTGGCGGGGCCGTTCTCGTACGCACTCGGGGTCCCGCTCGTCCGCGGTCCCGCGCGGCGCGTGGATCACGTCAGGCGCCGCAGCGCCTCCGCCCAGTCGAGCGGCAGCTCGTCCGTGGTGGTCTGCCAGCGCACGAACTTCGCGTCCTTCATCTGTGAGCGCAGACCACCGGCCGTGGGGCCGTGGGGCGCCGAACTCGCGAAGCGCTTCAGCGCGTCGGGCGACTCCCAGGCGGACAGGGTCCAGAAGGTCCGCCGCAGGGGCGCAGCCTTCACGGAGGCCCCGTAAGCGCCGGGAGCCTTGCTCACCTGACGCCAGACGGAGGGGGTCTTCGCGAAGAAGCGGAGGGCTCCCCACAGGGTGCGGGTCTCGAAGCGGGAGGCCATGACGTGGGCCTCGGCGCCGGTCGGCGGGGTGTTGGGGACGGTCCAGGGCAGTGTGGGCATGACGGGCTCCTTCGGGGAGTGCCGGTTCGATGCGGGCGTTCTCAGTGCGAGGCGGTCTCCAGGACCGGGGCGGACGCGGGCTCGGGCTCGCTCCCGAGTCCCTCGGCCGCGCGCCGGCGGGAGGGGATGAACAGGGCCGCGGCTCCCGCGACGGCCACCGTGGCCGCGCCCACCCACAGCGCGGGCTGGATGCCGTCCACGAAGTTCTGCGCGGACTCGTAGCCGCCCTGAGCCGCGAAGATCGACGACATGATCGCGATACCGAGCGCTCCGCCCACCTCGCGCAGCGCGTTGTTCGTGCCGGACGCGATGCCCTGCTCCTGCGGACGGACGCTGGACATGACCAGGTTGGAGGCGGGGGCGAAGTAGAGCGACATCCCGATGCCGTTGATGATCAGGGCGGGCAGCTGAGCGGTGTACGAGGCGTCGACGGCGATCACGGAGGCGTAGTAGGCGAGGCCCGCGGCCTGGAGGAAGAGGCCCGCGGCGACGACCAGGCGGCCGCCGATCCGGTCGGAGAGGTACCCCGCGATCGGCGAGACGAGCATCGGCATGCCCGTCCAGGGCAGCATCCGCAGGCCCGCCTCGGTGGGCGAGTAGCCGAGGACGCCCTGCATGTACTGGCTGAGCAGGAAGATCGAGCCGAACATCCCGAGGAACATCAGCAGACTGGCCGCGTTGATCCCGGCGAAGGCGCGGGAGCGGAAGAGGCGCATCGGCAGCATCGCGTTCCTGGCGCGGGTGCCGTGCAGGGCGAAGGCGACGAGCAGGGCGGCGCCGGCGAACAGGCCCAGCAGGACGAGCCCGCTGGTCCAGCCGTCGCGGGGCGCGCGGACCAGGGCGTACACGATGCCGAAGAGGCCGCTGCTGGCGAGCAGGGTGCCGACCAGGTCGAGCCGGGCGCCGGTGCCGTACGACTCGTTCAGGCGCAGCCGGGCGAGCGGGAGCAGGGCGAGGCCGAGCGGGACGTTCAGCCAGAAGATCCAGTGCCAGGAGACGTGCTCGGTGAGGCTGCCGCCGATCAGCGGCCCGCTCGCGACCGCGAGCCCGTTGACGGCGCCCCAGATCCCGTACGCCATCCCGCGCTTCGCCGCCGGGACGGCCGCGGTCAGCAGGGTGAGCGTCAGCGGCATCATGATCGCGGCGCCGGCGCCCTGGACCGCGCGGGCGGCGATCAGCGAGTCGATGCCGGGTGCCATGGCCGCGGCGGCGGACGCGCCGGTGAAGACGGTGAGGCCGACGAGGAAGAGCCGGCGGCGGCCGAACCGGTCACCGAGTGCCGCGCCGAACATCAGCAGCACGGCGAAGGTGAGCGTGTAGGCGCTGACCGTCCACTCCAGGTCGTCGAGCGCCCCGCCGAGGTCGTTGCGGATGGAGGGCAGGGCGGTGGTGACGACGAGGTTGTCGAGGGCCGCCATGAATCCGGCGACGCTGGTGATGACGAGGGCCCAGACGGCTCCCCCGCGGCGTGCTGTCTGCTGTGACATCGTTCCCCCAGAACGTTGGTTAGTTATCGATTACTAACTTTCATGGGCATGGAGAGGCCGAGAACCTCCTCGGACACCCGCCCCTGATTCCCCGCGCTCAGTTCTTGACCGCCGCTAGTGCTCCAGGCTCCCCTTGGTGCGAGCCGAGGGGTACAGCCCTTCCCAGATCCGGTGCTCCGGGGGGAACCCCATGGAGACCAGCACATTGATCAGCATTCCGTAGGCCATGAAGGTCGTCGTCGTGTCCACGTCCGCCCCCAGAGGCAGATGCGCCGCCTCCCAGAGCTTCATCCACTCGGCGCGGACCGCCTCGCCGAACTCGTGGTCACCGGCCGCTTCGGCGGCGGCGACCGCGACGTACACCTGCATCTGCATCATGAGCCGCTCGGGATCCTTGGCGATGACGTCGGTGTACGCGTTCGCCATGGCACCCAGGGCCTCCTCACCCTCCAGCCCTTCGGCGGCCTCGGCGAACAGCCGCGTCGCATCCTGCACGCAACGGGTCGCCGCCGCGAGGAAGATGGCCTTCTTCCCCGGGAAGAGCCGGAACAGATACGGCTGCGAGACACCCACCCGCTTGGCGATCGCCTCAGTAGAGGTGCCGTAGTAACCACCTCTGGCGAACTCACTCATCGCCGCGCGGATGACGCTCTCACGTCGCTCTTCTGCGCTCATCCTGACCATGCGGCTAAGTTAGTGGTCAATCACTACCTATGTCAAGCGTCATGCCCCGGCGGCCGCAAAGGCCTACGAGTCCTGCCTGCGAGGCAGCTGCCCACGAGTAAGGGGCACCCCGCAATGGAGGGTGCCCCTTACTCAGGTTCCTACGGAGCAGCCGTCACGCCAGCTGCACAACCGCCCGCGACATGCCGAGCACCTTCTGGCCCGCGCTCGTCGCGACGAGGTCGACGCGAACACGGCCGTCGTCGAGCTTGGCGGCGACCTTGCCGCTGACCTCGATCGTCGCGCCCTTGTCGTCGTTCGGGACGATGACGGGCTTGGTGAAGCGCACGCCGTACTCCACGACAGCGGCCGGGTCGCCGACCCAGTCGGTCACGACGCGGATCGCCTCGGCCATGGTGAACATGCCGTGGGCGATGACATCCGGGAGCCCGACCTCGACCGCGAACTTCTCGTTCCAGTGGATCGGATTGAAGTCCCCGGAGGCGCCCGCGTACTGCACGAGCGTGGCGCGGGTCACGGAGAACGTCTGGGCCGGCAGCTCCGTGCCGATCTCCACGTCCGCGTACTGAATCGTCGTCGTCATGGTCACGCCCCCTCGGCCGCGCGCGACACGAGCTTGGTGTAGGCGGTCACGACGTGCTCGCCGGCCTCGTCGTGGACCTCGCCGCGGATGTCCAGGATGTCGTTGCCCGCGAGGGACTTGATCGCCTCGATCGTCGAGGTCACGGTGAGCCGGTCGCCGGCGCGCACCGGGCGCGTGTACGCGAACTTCTGGTCGCCGTGCACGACGCGGCTGTAGTCGAGGCCCAGCTGCGGGTCCTCGATCACCTGGCCCGCGGCCTTGAACGTGATGGCGAACACGAAGGTCGGCGGAGCGATCACATCGGGGTGGCCGAGCGCCTTGGCCGCCTCCGGATCGACGTAGGCGGGATTGGCGTCCCGCACCGCCTCCGCGAATTCACGGATCTTCTCCCGGCCGACCTCATAGGGGTCGGTGGGCGGGTAGGACCGTCCCACGAAGGACTGGTCGAGCGCCATGGACTCGGCACCTCCTGGATTTGCGCTGTTGCCGGATGTTGCCGGATCTTAC encodes the following:
- a CDS encoding MaoC family dehydratase N-terminal domain-containing protein, which codes for MALDQSFVGRSYPPTDPYEVGREKIREFAEAVRDANPAYVDPEAAKALGHPDVIAPPTFVFAITFKAAGQVIEDPQLGLDYSRVVHGDQKFAYTRPVRAGDRLTVTSTIEAIKSLAGNDILDIRGEVHDEAGEHVVTAYTKLVSRAAEGA
- a CDS encoding DUF3291 domain-containing protein, encoding MPTLPWTVPNTPPTGAEAHVMASRFETRTLWGALRFFAKTPSVWRQVSKAPGAYGASVKAAPLRRTFWTLSAWESPDALKRFASSAPHGPTAGGLRSQMKDAKFVRWQTTTDELPLDWAEALRRLT
- a CDS encoding TetR/AcrR family transcriptional regulator, with the translated sequence MVRMSAEERRESVIRAAMSEFARGGYYGTSTEAIAKRVGVSQPYLFRLFPGKKAIFLAAATRCVQDATRLFAEAAEGLEGEEALGAMANAYTDVIAKDPERLMMQMQVYVAVAAAEAAGDHEFGEAVRAEWMKLWEAAHLPLGADVDTTTTFMAYGMLINVLVSMGFPPEHRIWEGLYPSARTKGSLEH
- a CDS encoding DHA2 family efflux MFS transporter permease subunit translates to MSQQTARRGGAVWALVITSVAGFMAALDNLVVTTALPSIRNDLGGALDDLEWTVSAYTLTFAVLLMFGAALGDRFGRRRLFLVGLTVFTGASAAAAMAPGIDSLIAARAVQGAGAAIMMPLTLTLLTAAVPAAKRGMAYGIWGAVNGLAVASGPLIGGSLTEHVSWHWIFWLNVPLGLALLPLARLRLNESYGTGARLDLVGTLLASSGLFGIVYALVRAPRDGWTSGLVLLGLFAGAALLVAFALHGTRARNAMLPMRLFRSRAFAGINAASLLMFLGMFGSIFLLSQYMQGVLGYSPTEAGLRMLPWTGMPMLVSPIAGYLSDRIGGRLVVAAGLFLQAAGLAYYASVIAVDASYTAQLPALIINGIGMSLYFAPASNLVMSSVRPQEQGIASGTNNALREVGGALGIAIMSSIFAAQGGYESAQNFVDGIQPALWVGAATVAVAGAAALFIPSRRRAAEGLGSEPEPASAPVLETASH
- a CDS encoding MaoC family dehydratase — translated: MTTTIQYADVEIGTELPAQTFSVTRATLVQYAGASGDFNPIHWNEKFAVEVGLPDVIAHGMFTMAEAIRVVTDWVGDPAAVVEYGVRFTKPVIVPNDDKGATIEVSGKVAAKLDDGRVRVDLVATSAGQKVLGMSRAVVQLA